One genomic region from Kineobactrum salinum encodes:
- a CDS encoding TonB-dependent receptor, which yields MTSFETRLSSDSDGPFNWTVGYFTSTRDAELDSNILAVAPDGYPFDPPMLFFQRDDETSLEQQSLFGEVNYDISQQLTLTLGARVFDSEFKKTDTTRVDLFGVQIENPVPVVSEFDESGEIFKAHLGYDLNDDVLIYGQVSEGFRPGGANQTVVGQPIPQGFESDSVVNYELGVRSSWLDGMLTLNGAVYHLVWDNIQVTERSPDNLFGYLNNAGEAQVDGIELELSWLPTANLEVAATLNAVDARLTERQPALNNDRAGLKGDDIPVVPDVTASLGVQYTWPLRDGMALFARGDVNYTGSSNNTFRDFLIDPNPDSPTFGQETDTPNDRYAEMDAYAVTNLRLGLEADSWGVDLYINNLSDKRGETYHFVDNFRPAPGETYVIRPRTAGLSVYKTF from the coding sequence ATGACCAGCTTCGAGACCCGGCTCTCTTCGGACAGCGACGGCCCGTTCAACTGGACCGTGGGATACTTTACCTCTACCCGGGATGCCGAGCTGGACAGCAATATTCTCGCGGTGGCGCCCGATGGTTACCCCTTCGATCCGCCCATGCTGTTCTTCCAGCGCGATGACGAGACATCGTTGGAGCAGCAGTCACTGTTCGGTGAAGTGAACTACGATATCAGCCAGCAGCTGACCCTGACCCTGGGCGCGCGGGTGTTCGACAGCGAGTTCAAGAAGACCGACACTACCCGGGTGGACCTGTTCGGCGTGCAGATCGAAAACCCGGTGCCGGTGGTCAGCGAATTTGACGAAAGCGGCGAGATCTTCAAGGCCCACCTGGGCTACGACCTGAACGACGATGTCCTGATCTACGGCCAGGTCAGCGAGGGCTTCCGTCCCGGTGGCGCCAACCAGACCGTGGTGGGCCAGCCCATTCCCCAGGGCTTCGAGTCCGACTCGGTGGTCAACTATGAGCTGGGTGTGCGCTCCAGCTGGCTGGACGGCATGCTGACCCTGAATGGCGCGGTGTACCATCTGGTGTGGGACAATATCCAGGTGACCGAGCGCTCCCCCGACAATCTGTTCGGCTACCTGAACAACGCTGGCGAGGCCCAGGTGGACGGGATCGAACTGGAGCTGTCGTGGCTGCCCACCGCCAACCTGGAGGTGGCGGCGACATTGAATGCCGTGGATGCGCGCCTTACCGAGAGGCAGCCGGCCCTGAACAATGACCGCGCGGGCCTCAAGGGTGACGATATACCGGTGGTACCGGATGTGACCGCCAGCCTCGGTGTGCAGTACACCTGGCCGCTGCGCGACGGCATGGCGCTGTTTGCCCGCGGTGATGTGAATTACACCGGTTCCTCCAACAACACCTTCCGCGACTTCCTGATCGATCCGAACCCGGATTCGCCCACCTTCGGTCAGGAAACCGACACGCCCAATGACCGCTACGCGGAAATGGATGCCTACGCGGTCACCAACCTGCGCCTGGGCCTGGAGGCCGACAGCTGGGGTGTCGACCTGTATATCAACAATCTCAGCGACAAGCGCGGTGAGACCTACCACTTTGTCGACAACTTCCGTCCGGCTCCGGGTGAGACCTATGTCATCCGTCCGCGCACGGCCGGGCTCAGTGTCTACAAGACGTTCTAG
- a CDS encoding aminotransferase class V-fold PLP-dependent enzyme yields MTDYRDAFTPCEDIYLLNHSVGRMPRGTADYLQQHFFAAWESGAPEPWPQWLEAIDSFRAALARLFNSEPAHFCPQVNISSALSKVLGGLPPPADRNVILFTENDFPSVGFALQQAARLGFEPRMIAADRDPQQLATWEAALGPDVHTALITHAHFNSGKLVPVDAVTRLTRARGILSVVDIAQSAGVVPIDLQRWQADVVLGSCVKWLCGGPGAGFLWIDPARVASIEPLDVGWFSHAAPFEFDIHHFEYAPDSARFWGGTPSVLPCVVAAHSLDLIYRIGVDMIREHNQQLTQRIVDAVDPACLRAPADPALRGGTLVLNLPEQDAVEQRLRSAGVRFDVRPMGLRLSPHIYNSNKDIDAVIACLQG; encoded by the coding sequence ATGACTGACTATCGCGATGCCTTCACGCCCTGCGAGGACATCTATCTGCTGAATCATTCTGTGGGCCGGATGCCCCGGGGAACGGCAGATTACCTGCAGCAGCATTTTTTCGCGGCCTGGGAATCCGGAGCGCCCGAGCCGTGGCCGCAGTGGCTGGAGGCGATCGACAGCTTTCGCGCTGCACTGGCCAGGTTGTTCAACAGCGAACCGGCGCATTTCTGTCCCCAGGTCAATATCAGCAGTGCACTGAGCAAGGTGCTGGGTGGGTTGCCGCCACCTGCGGACAGAAACGTCATCCTGTTTACCGAGAACGACTTCCCCTCGGTGGGCTTTGCACTGCAGCAGGCCGCGCGGCTGGGTTTCGAGCCACGCATGATTGCCGCCGACCGGGATCCGCAACAGCTGGCGACCTGGGAGGCGGCGCTGGGCCCGGATGTGCACACGGCGCTGATTACCCACGCCCACTTCAATTCCGGCAAGCTGGTCCCGGTGGACGCCGTCACCCGCCTGACCCGGGCGCGGGGCATTCTCTCCGTTGTCGATATTGCCCAGTCCGCGGGCGTGGTACCGATAGACCTGCAGCGGTGGCAGGCAGATGTCGTGCTGGGCTCCTGTGTAAAGTGGCTCTGCGGCGGTCCCGGTGCCGGTTTTCTGTGGATCGATCCGGCCCGCGTGGCCAGTATCGAGCCGCTGGACGTGGGCTGGTTTTCCCATGCGGCGCCCTTCGAATTCGATATTCATCACTTCGAGTACGCGCCGGACAGTGCCCGCTTCTGGGGCGGAACGCCCTCGGTCCTGCCCTGTGTGGTAGCGGCCCACAGCCTGGACTTGATCTATCGTATCGGAGTTGACATGATCCGCGAGCACAATCAGCAACTGACCCAGCGCATCGTCGATGCTGTCGACCCTGCCTGTTTGCGAGCTCCGGCGGATCCGGCGCTGCGTGGCGGTACCCTGGTACTGAATCTGCCGGAACAGGATGCCGTGGAGCAGCGGTTGCGGTCCGCCGGCGTACGTTTCGATGTGCGGCCCATGGGTTTGCGTCTGTCGCCCCATATCTACAATAGCAACAAAGACATCGACGCCGTTATTGCCTGTCTGCAGGGGTAA
- a CDS encoding efflux RND transporter periplasmic adaptor subunit: MKKILLPAIAVAIVVALAWPKLAPMFGDAEVSTQPQSRPAPAVRTMRLQPQPFESKLTFNGSLVADKSIDIRSELRGKVEAIHFRDGQDVEQGELIVVIEAGETAAELRSLQEQLALATTTARRLDNLFESGSVNASDRDDALSRRAVLEAEVERLQVRLAKTRIHAPFAGTLGLRQISPGDLIEPDTLITTLQTVTELNVDFSVPERYRALIEPGATLSLWVAGHNEPFSATVSAIDPRVDVSTRTLMVRATVANPERKLLPGNYARVELVSRDETALLVPSIAILQSLEAVSVFTVEDGIAVRREVETGYRDNDQVLILRGLEPGSEIITSGIQSVREGQPVTVRSPLDLG; encoded by the coding sequence ATGAAGAAGATCCTGCTCCCGGCGATCGCAGTCGCCATCGTCGTCGCCCTGGCATGGCCCAAGTTGGCCCCCATGTTCGGCGACGCCGAGGTCTCGACCCAGCCACAGAGCCGGCCGGCACCCGCGGTGCGCACCATGCGGCTGCAACCGCAGCCCTTTGAAAGCAAGCTGACCTTCAACGGCAGCCTGGTGGCCGACAAGTCGATCGATATCCGCAGTGAACTGCGGGGCAAGGTCGAGGCCATCCATTTCCGCGATGGCCAGGATGTCGAGCAGGGCGAGCTGATCGTGGTCATCGAGGCCGGCGAGACCGCCGCCGAACTGCGCTCCCTGCAGGAGCAGCTGGCCCTCGCCACCACCACTGCCAGGCGCCTCGACAATCTGTTCGAAAGCGGTTCGGTCAACGCCAGCGATCGCGACGATGCGCTCAGCCGGCGCGCGGTACTGGAGGCCGAAGTGGAACGGTTGCAGGTGCGGCTGGCGAAAACCCGGATCCATGCACCCTTTGCCGGCACCCTGGGCCTGCGCCAGATCAGCCCGGGCGACCTGATCGAGCCCGACACCTTGATCACCACCCTGCAGACCGTGACCGAGCTCAACGTCGACTTCAGCGTACCCGAACGCTATCGCGCCCTGATTGAACCCGGAGCCACCCTGTCGCTGTGGGTCGCGGGGCACAACGAGCCCTTCTCGGCCACTGTCAGCGCCATCGACCCCCGCGTTGATGTCAGTACCCGCACACTGATGGTGCGGGCCACTGTCGCCAATCCGGAGCGCAAGCTGCTGCCCGGCAATTACGCCCGGGTAGAACTGGTCAGCCGCGATGAAACCGCGCTGCTGGTACCCAGCATCGCCATCCTGCAGAGCCTTGAGGCGGTGTCGGTGTTTACCGTCGAGGACGGCATCGCGGTGCGCCGCGAGGTCGAAACCGGATACCGCGACAACGATCAGGTGCTGATCCTGCGTGGCCTGGAGCCCGGCTCCGAGATCATCACCTCCGGCATCCAGAGCGTGCGCGAAGGCCAGCCGGTCACAGTGCGAAGCCCCCTGGACCTGGGCTGA
- a CDS encoding efflux RND transporter permease subunit gives MRLHELSIQRPVLAVVMSIIIVVFGAIGMRELGVREFPLAERPIIAVQAAYPGANASVIENQITENLEEEINTVPGIRTMRAISREGRSTVTVEFELDDDLDRAANDVRDRVGSAIRRLPNDAEAPTVSKADADGDPIIFLSVRSDQRNLMELSALVDNLFKNRFETITGVGQVDIWGYKEYSMRLWLNPDALAAHGLTAIDVRDAFQAANVELPTGRLEGRTIDLNIRTLSRLGDTLEEFNDRVIKREDGRTVRFRDVGYAEISPLNERTILRLNGVTMVGVVLRPQSGANEIAIADEFYRRLEQIKHDLPDDVNVIVGFDDSQFIRASIREVIQTLVLALLLVCATIYAFLREWRTTIIPILTIPIALTGTFFVLYLAGFSINVLTLLGMVLAIGLVVDDAIVVVENIYKRIEKGEAPAVAGAEGVREIFFAVIATTLALTAVFAPLIFLGGLTGVLFREFGVTLAAAVVISSFVALTLAPMLCARFLKNRARHPALYRRTEPFFVRLSQGYRDSLRGFLRHASWAPLILLTCLVLLITIYRSLPEELAPLEDRSMLVVQAKGPQGAGFDYMYEVMTEYDRLVHSTLGDEVAAVMTVTSPGFGASTTTNTGFSRVMLASPDQRDRSQQEIADELARVTAGVSGAEIFVRQMDTINVGGRGLPVQFVVQNTDLEKVREIIPRFLERARQHPAFSFVDVDLVFNQPELVLDIDRDRADALGVSAREITDVVQASFSGQRFGYFLREGEQYEIIGQMLREGRDDPGDLSRLQVRAADGSLIPIDNLVTMREESSAPVLYRFNRFTAATFSANLAEGYALGDGIRAMREVAAELLDDSYATELAGQSREFDETGSSLAFVFVLALLLIYLVLAAQFESFRDPLAIMLTVPMAITGGLISLWYFGQTLNIFSQIGLIMLIGLVTKNGILIVEFANQRREAGLSVAEAVEEAAAARFRPILMTTLSTVLGTLPIALALGAGSQSRIPLGVAVIGGMLLGSLLSLYVVPAAYRVLARKDAPPVTGTSGEPGPLAELPEPQH, from the coding sequence ATGCGCCTGCATGAACTGAGCATACAGCGCCCCGTACTGGCGGTGGTGATGTCCATCATCATCGTGGTGTTTGGCGCCATCGGCATGCGCGAGCTGGGGGTGCGGGAATTTCCGCTGGCGGAGCGGCCCATCATCGCGGTCCAGGCAGCTTATCCCGGCGCCAACGCCAGCGTGATCGAAAACCAGATCACCGAGAACCTGGAAGAGGAGATCAATACCGTCCCGGGCATCCGCACGATGCGTGCGATAAGCCGCGAAGGACGCAGCACGGTCACCGTGGAGTTCGAGCTGGACGACGACCTGGATCGCGCCGCCAACGACGTTCGCGACCGGGTGGGGTCTGCCATCCGCCGCCTGCCCAACGACGCGGAAGCGCCCACTGTCTCCAAGGCGGACGCCGACGGCGACCCCATCATCTTCCTCAGCGTGCGCAGCGACCAGCGCAACCTGATGGAGCTCAGCGCACTGGTGGACAACCTGTTCAAGAACCGCTTCGAGACGATCACCGGCGTCGGCCAGGTCGATATCTGGGGCTACAAGGAATACTCGATGCGTCTGTGGCTGAACCCGGACGCGCTGGCGGCCCACGGGCTGACCGCGATCGACGTGCGCGACGCCTTCCAGGCGGCCAATGTGGAGTTGCCCACCGGCCGCCTGGAAGGCCGTACCATAGATCTCAACATCCGCACCCTGAGCCGGCTGGGCGACACGCTGGAAGAGTTCAATGACCGGGTCATCAAGCGCGAAGATGGCCGCACCGTACGCTTTCGCGACGTCGGCTATGCCGAGATCAGCCCGCTCAATGAACGTACCATCCTGAGACTGAACGGCGTCACCATGGTCGGCGTGGTGCTGCGGCCGCAGAGCGGCGCCAACGAAATCGCCATTGCCGACGAATTCTATCGCCGGCTGGAGCAGATCAAGCACGACCTGCCGGACGACGTCAATGTGATCGTGGGCTTTGATGACAGCCAGTTTATCCGCGCCAGCATCCGCGAAGTCATCCAGACCCTGGTGCTGGCCCTGCTGCTGGTCTGCGCCACAATCTATGCCTTCCTGCGGGAGTGGCGCACCACTATCATCCCGATTCTGACCATTCCCATCGCCCTCACCGGCACCTTCTTTGTACTGTACCTGGCCGGATTCTCCATCAATGTCCTGACCCTGCTGGGCATGGTGCTCGCCATCGGCCTGGTGGTGGACGATGCCATTGTGGTGGTGGAAAACATCTACAAGCGCATCGAGAAAGGCGAGGCGCCCGCGGTGGCGGGTGCCGAAGGGGTAAGGGAGATCTTCTTCGCAGTGATCGCCACCACACTGGCGCTGACCGCTGTGTTCGCGCCGCTGATCTTCCTCGGCGGCCTCACCGGCGTGCTGTTCCGCGAATTCGGGGTCACCCTGGCGGCGGCCGTGGTGATCTCGTCCTTCGTTGCCCTCACGCTGGCACCGATGCTGTGCGCCCGCTTTCTGAAAAACCGGGCCCGGCATCCGGCGCTGTACCGTCGCACCGAACCTTTCTTTGTCCGCCTCTCGCAGGGCTACCGCGACTCCCTGCGCGGCTTCCTGCGTCACGCCAGCTGGGCTCCGCTGATCCTGCTCACCTGCCTGGTGCTGCTGATCACCATCTACCGCAGCCTCCCCGAGGAACTGGCCCCGCTGGAGGATCGCAGCATGCTGGTGGTGCAGGCCAAGGGACCTCAAGGCGCGGGCTTCGATTACATGTACGAGGTGATGACCGAGTATGACCGCCTGGTGCACTCTACCCTCGGCGATGAGGTGGCCGCAGTGATGACCGTGACCTCCCCCGGCTTTGGCGCTTCCACCACCACCAATACCGGCTTTTCCCGGGTTATGCTGGCAAGCCCCGACCAGCGTGACAGAAGCCAACAGGAGATTGCCGATGAACTTGCCAGGGTCACCGCCGGCGTGTCGGGCGCGGAAATCTTCGTGCGCCAGATGGATACCATCAACGTGGGTGGACGCGGGCTGCCGGTGCAATTCGTGGTGCAGAATACCGACCTGGAAAAAGTGCGGGAAATCATCCCCCGCTTCCTTGAACGGGCGCGCCAGCACCCGGCATTCAGCTTCGTCGATGTCGATCTGGTATTCAACCAGCCCGAACTGGTGCTGGATATAGACCGGGACCGGGCCGATGCCCTGGGTGTCAGTGCGCGTGAGATCACCGACGTGGTGCAGGCCTCCTTCAGCGGCCAGCGCTTTGGTTATTTTCTGCGCGAGGGTGAGCAGTACGAGATCATCGGCCAGATGCTGCGCGAAGGCCGCGACGATCCTGGCGACCTGTCGCGCCTGCAGGTACGCGCGGCCGACGGCAGCCTGATCCCCATCGACAACCTGGTCACGATGCGCGAGGAAAGCTCCGCACCGGTGCTGTACCGCTTCAACCGCTTCACCGCGGCGACCTTTTCCGCCAACCTGGCCGAGGGCTATGCGCTGGGCGACGGCATTCGCGCCATGCGCGAAGTGGCCGCGGAACTGCTGGACGATTCCTACGCCACTGAACTGGCGGGGCAGTCACGGGAGTTCGACGAGACCGGCAGCAGCCTGGCCTTTGTCTTCGTGCTCGCACTGTTGCTGATCTACCTGGTGCTGGCGGCGCAGTTCGAGAGCTTCCGCGATCCGCTGGCCATCATGCTGACGGTGCCGATGGCTATTACCGGAGGGCTGATCTCGCTGTGGTACTTCGGCCAGACCCTGAACATCTTCTCCCAGATCGGCCTGATCATGCTGATTGGTCTGGTTACCAAAAATGGCATCCTGATCGTTGAATTTGCGAACCAGCGCCGGGAGGCGGGTCTCAGCGTGGCCGAAGCGGTAGAGGAAGCCGCGGCGGCCCGCTTCCGGCCCATCCTGATGACCACGCTCTCCACTGTACTGGGCACCCTGCCCATCGCGCTGGCCCTGGGGGCCGGATCCCAGAGCCGGATACCACTGGGCGTCGCGGTGATCGGCGGCATGCTGCTGGGCTCGCTACTGTCCCTGTACGTGGTGCCGGCGGCCTATCGGGTGCTGGCGCGCAAGGACGCCCCGCCAGTGACCGGCACCAGCGGCGAGCCGGGTCCACTGGCGGAACTGCCGGAGCCGCAGCATTGA
- a CDS encoding peptide chain release factor 3 produces MPELSKAIAARRTFAIISHPDAGKTTITEKLLLLGNAIQVAGSVKGKRGPHATSDWMTMEQERGISVTSSVMQFPYRGRVVNLLDTPGHEDFSEDTYRTLTAVDSALMVIDGAKGVEERTIKLMNVCRLRDTPIFSFVNKMDRDIRDPIELLDEIEQVLAIQGAPINWPIDMGRDFKGVYNLYTDVIHQYTPGMGAVLADDRRIEGLASDAARALLGDDYDDFLEEVELVRGASHQFDTDAFLAGKLSPVFFGTALGNFGVREMLDDFVQWAPPPLGREAEQRDVSAAEPAFSGFVFKIQANMDPRHRDRIAFLRICSGQYDKGMKMRHVRLGKEVRIADAVTFKAGERVLVEEAVAGDIIGLHNHGTIQIGDTFTEGEALQFTGIPHFAPELFRRIRLRDPMKSKQLQKGLQQLSEEGSTQVFAPLNSSDLVVGAVGQLQFDVVTYRLADEYKVEALYEPVNVYTARWVYCEDARKLEEFRKKAADQLSIDGGGHLTYLAPTRVNLAVMEERWPDIQFRATREH; encoded by the coding sequence ATGCCAGAGCTGAGCAAAGCCATCGCCGCGCGACGCACTTTTGCCATTATTTCCCACCCCGACGCGGGCAAGACCACCATCACCGAGAAACTGCTGCTGCTGGGCAATGCCATCCAGGTGGCCGGCAGTGTCAAGGGCAAGCGCGGCCCCCATGCCACCTCGGACTGGATGACCATGGAGCAGGAGCGCGGCATTTCGGTCACGTCGTCGGTAATGCAGTTCCCCTATCGCGGCCGCGTTGTCAATCTGCTGGATACCCCGGGCCACGAGGACTTCTCCGAAGACACCTACCGCACTCTGACCGCGGTGGACTCGGCGCTGATGGTGATAGACGGCGCCAAAGGGGTGGAAGAGCGCACGATCAAGCTGATGAATGTCTGCCGCCTGCGCGATACCCCGATCTTCAGCTTCGTCAACAAAATGGACCGCGACATCCGCGATCCCATCGAGCTGCTGGACGAGATCGAGCAGGTGCTGGCCATCCAGGGTGCACCGATCAACTGGCCCATTGATATGGGGCGTGATTTCAAGGGCGTCTACAACCTCTACACCGATGTGATCCACCAGTACACACCGGGCATGGGAGCAGTGCTGGCCGATGACCGGCGCATTGAGGGGCTGGCCAGCGATGCGGCCCGCGCGCTGCTGGGGGACGACTACGATGACTTCCTGGAGGAGGTCGAGCTGGTGCGCGGCGCCAGCCACCAGTTCGATACGGATGCCTTTCTCGCCGGCAAGCTGAGCCCGGTATTCTTTGGCACCGCACTGGGCAACTTCGGGGTGCGCGAGATGCTGGACGACTTTGTCCAGTGGGCGCCGCCGCCGTTGGGGCGCGAGGCGGAACAGCGCGATGTCAGTGCTGCCGAGCCCGCCTTCAGCGGCTTCGTCTTCAAGATCCAGGCCAACATGGACCCGCGCCACCGGGACCGCATCGCCTTCCTGCGGATCTGCTCCGGGCAGTATGACAAGGGCATGAAAATGCGCCACGTGCGCCTGGGCAAGGAGGTGCGCATCGCCGATGCGGTCACCTTCAAGGCCGGCGAGCGGGTGCTGGTGGAGGAAGCGGTTGCCGGTGATATCATCGGCCTGCACAACCACGGTACCATCCAGATCGGCGACACCTTCACCGAGGGCGAGGCACTGCAGTTTACCGGCATTCCCCATTTCGCGCCGGAGCTGTTCCGCCGCATCCGGCTGCGCGATCCGATGAAATCCAAGCAGTTGCAGAAGGGCCTGCAGCAGTTGTCGGAGGAAGGCTCCACTCAGGTGTTCGCGCCGTTGAATTCATCCGACCTGGTGGTGGGTGCAGTGGGCCAGCTGCAGTTCGACGTGGTGACCTACCGGCTGGCCGACGAGTACAAGGTGGAGGCCCTGTACGAACCGGTGAACGTCTACACCGCACGCTGGGTGTATTGTGAGGATGCCCGCAAACTGGAGGAATTCCGCAAGAAAGCGGCGGACCAGTTGTCGATCGACGGCGGCGGCCACCTGACCTACCTGGCGCCGACCCGGGTCAACCTGGCGGTGATGGAAGAGCGCTGGCCCGATATCCAGTTCCGGGCCACCCGGGAGCACTAA
- a CDS encoding AEC family transporter yields MFTNLSPEVLLTAFAVSLPTLGWIVLGMLLRRIGLLPPALVEFISRLAFNVGLPLLLCISAAGLDFATIGSATYLLAGVVATLLTLVLGWIYARWRGFPQPVLGVFVQATFRSNLAIIGISLCHAAYGERGLALAVLPVAVLTTLYNVLAVWVLQTTLGSSRSFSGLLLALIRNPLLLGIGAGACVSLLDWSLPSWTATAATGLSVFFLPLILVSIGAAMRLRSLMRASTVTWEATAWRLCVGPLLTLLVALAMGVNGEPLGVLFLLISAPVAAASYVMVVALRGDGVLAANIIVLTTLLSVLSVALGFAVLVTLGMAGELA; encoded by the coding sequence TTGTTCACAAATCTTTCACCCGAAGTTCTGCTGACCGCATTCGCGGTCAGCCTTCCCACTCTTGGCTGGATCGTGCTGGGCATGCTGCTGCGGCGCATTGGCCTGTTGCCGCCGGCACTTGTCGAGTTCATCTCCCGGCTTGCATTCAATGTCGGCCTGCCGCTGCTGCTGTGCATCAGCGCGGCCGGGCTGGATTTTGCTACCATCGGCAGCGCCACCTACCTGCTGGCCGGCGTGGTGGCAACGCTGCTGACGCTGGTGCTGGGGTGGATATATGCCCGCTGGCGCGGGTTCCCGCAACCGGTGCTGGGCGTCTTCGTGCAGGCCACGTTCCGTTCCAACCTGGCCATCATCGGGATTTCGCTGTGCCACGCCGCCTACGGTGAGCGCGGCCTGGCCCTGGCGGTGTTGCCGGTGGCGGTGCTGACCACCCTTTACAATGTACTGGCGGTATGGGTGTTGCAGACCACTCTCGGCAGCAGTCGTTCGTTCAGCGGACTGTTGCTGGCCCTGATCAGGAACCCACTGTTGCTGGGTATTGGCGCGGGTGCTTGCGTGAGCCTGCTGGATTGGTCGCTGCCGTCCTGGACTGCGACGGCGGCCACGGGATTGTCTGTATTCTTCCTGCCGCTGATCCTGGTCAGCATCGGCGCCGCGATGCGGCTGCGCTCGCTGATGAGGGCCAGCACCGTGACCTGGGAAGCGACGGCCTGGCGCCTGTGCGTGGGGCCGCTGCTGACGCTGCTGGTGGCGCTGGCGATGGGCGTGAACGGTGAGCCCCTGGGGGTATTGTTCCTGCTGATCAGTGCGCCGGTGGCAGCGGCCAGCTACGTGATGGTGGTCGCCCTGCGCGGTGACGGGGTACTGGCGGCCAATATTATCGTGCTGACCACGCTGCTGTCAGTGCTCAGCGTGGCGCTGGGGTTTGCCGTGTTGGTGACGCTGGGCATGGCCGGTGAGCTGGCCTGA
- a CDS encoding Lrp/AsnC family transcriptional regulator — MPSALDRIDRAILAALADNARISNAELAEQVHLSPTPCLRRVRRLEESGVISRYVTQFNHNALGLAISALIFVQLERNSLENATKFEAAIGNLLPVAECSVLTGPYDYLLRVIVEDLEHYERFVKESLASIAQVAKIDSSIVLKQVMSRTVVPLPD; from the coding sequence ATGCCAAGCGCCCTGGACCGCATCGACCGCGCCATCCTCGCCGCCCTGGCCGACAATGCCCGTATCAGCAATGCTGAACTGGCCGAGCAGGTGCACCTGTCCCCCACCCCCTGCCTGCGCCGGGTCAGGCGGCTGGAAGAATCCGGCGTCATCAGCAGGTACGTCACCCAGTTCAACCACAATGCGCTGGGACTGGCGATATCAGCGCTGATATTCGTGCAGCTGGAGCGCAACAGCCTGGAAAACGCCACCAAGTTCGAGGCCGCAATCGGCAACCTGCTGCCGGTGGCCGAGTGCTCCGTGCTGACCGGCCCCTACGACTATCTGTTGCGGGTGATCGTCGAGGATCTGGAGCACTACGAACGCTTCGTCAAGGAGAGCCTGGCCAGCATCGCCCAGGTAGCCAAGATCGACTCCAGTATCGTGCTCAAGCAGGTGATGTCGCGGACGGTGGTGCCACTGCCCGATTGA
- a CDS encoding metal-dependent hydrolase family protein, translating into MKPITAVLGLVGIAVAGLCPALPVLAQQASPTTLIHAGTLLAVPGEEAARQQTIVVRDGRIQQVLDGYQSGDDEGSGVTVVDLKDSFVMPGLMDSHVHLQMKLGEHQDRDRLKLSDPMVGMRGIHHGMVTLLAGFTTVRDLGSLETQTYAHRDAVERGWVHGPRIIAAGKVAITGGHVDTSGVKPELLDFYLSDTVCDGPFDCRRAARHAVKYGADLIKITATGGVMTQRATGTGQQMEHDEISEIVNAAHRMGRKVTSHAHQTDGIIAALKGGVDSIEHGSFLNDEAIKLMRQRDVWLIPTLLAGHTVVPMALNSDVLSEAVKQKAVEVGANLPTNFHKAWKAGVRIAYGTDAGVAVHGNNAMEAVLMNRAGMPAMEVLETATVNAAELLGMSDSLGTIEAGKHADIIALRRSPLDDIEALLDVGFVMKGGRIYKQQGNEQLP; encoded by the coding sequence ATGAAACCAATCACTGCCGTGTTGGGACTTGTCGGCATCGCCGTCGCCGGGCTGTGCCCGGCACTGCCGGTACTCGCCCAGCAGGCCTCCCCGACCACATTGATCCACGCAGGTACCCTGCTCGCCGTGCCCGGAGAGGAGGCGGCAAGGCAACAGACCATTGTCGTCCGGGACGGCCGCATCCAGCAGGTGCTGGATGGCTACCAGTCGGGTGATGACGAGGGCTCCGGGGTCACTGTGGTCGACTTGAAGGACAGCTTTGTGATGCCGGGCCTGATGGACAGTCATGTCCACCTGCAGATGAAGCTGGGCGAACACCAGGACCGGGACCGGCTCAAGCTGTCGGATCCGATGGTCGGCATGCGGGGTATCCACCACGGCATGGTGACCCTGCTCGCAGGCTTCACCACTGTCCGCGACCTGGGGTCGCTGGAGACCCAGACCTACGCCCACCGCGACGCGGTAGAACGGGGTTGGGTCCACGGACCGCGCATCATAGCCGCGGGCAAGGTTGCTATCACCGGCGGTCACGTGGACACCAGTGGTGTCAAGCCGGAGCTGCTGGATTTCTATCTCAGCGACACTGTCTGCGATGGCCCATTTGATTGCCGCCGGGCCGCGCGGCACGCAGTCAAATACGGTGCCGACCTGATCAAGATCACTGCTACAGGTGGCGTGATGACGCAGCGCGCCACCGGTACCGGCCAGCAGATGGAGCACGATGAAATCTCGGAGATCGTCAATGCCGCCCATCGTATGGGGCGCAAGGTGACCAGTCACGCCCACCAGACCGACGGTATCATCGCCGCTCTCAAGGGCGGAGTGGACAGTATCGAACACGGCTCCTTCCTGAATGACGAGGCCATCAAGCTGATGCGACAGCGCGACGTGTGGCTGATTCCAACGCTGCTGGCGGGCCATACCGTGGTGCCGATGGCGCTGAACTCCGACGTCCTCAGCGAGGCGGTGAAGCAGAAGGCGGTGGAGGTGGGAGCCAACCTGCCGACCAATTTTCACAAGGCCTGGAAGGCGGGTGTGCGTATCGCCTATGGTACTGACGCAGGTGTGGCAGTGCACGGCAACAACGCGATGGAGGCCGTGCTGATGAACCGGGCCGGCATGCCGGCGATGGAGGTGCTTGAGACCGCCACCGTGAACGCCGCCGAACTGCTTGGCATGAGTGATAGCCTGGGCACGATCGAGGCCGGCAAGCATGCAGATATCATCGCACTGCGCCGTTCGCCACTGGATGATATCGAGGCGCTGCTGGACGTGGGCTTTGTAATGAAAGGTGGCAGGATCTACAAACAACAGGGGAATGAGCAGCTACCCTGA